A part of Anser cygnoides isolate HZ-2024a breed goose chromosome 17, Taihu_goose_T2T_genome, whole genome shotgun sequence genomic DNA contains:
- the ALDH2 gene encoding aldehyde dehydrogenase, mitochondrial — MLRLALRSPRLCRGPARPGAPLSAAAAAASPIPAPNPRPDIAYKKIFINNEWHDAVSKKTFPTINPATGEVICQVAEGDKADVDKAVKAARAAFQLGSPWRRMDASHRGKLLNRLADLIERDRAYLAALETLDNGKPYSVSYLVDLDMVVKCLRYFAGWADKFHGKTIPLDGDFFCYTRHEPVGVCGQIIPWNFPLLMQAWKLGPALATGNVVVMKVAEQTPLSALYIANLIKEAGFPPGVVNIIPGYGPTAGAAISSHMDVDKVAFTGSTEVGHLIQKAAAESNLKRVTLELGGKSPNIIMSDADMDWAVDQAHFALFFNQGQCCCAGSRTYVQEDIYHEFVERSVEKAKSRVVGNPFDSKTEQGPQVDEEQYKKILGYISAGKREGAKLLCGGSPAADRGYFIQPTVFGEVQDNMTIAREEIFGPVMQILKFKTIEEVIERANDSKYGLAAAVFTKDLDKANYVSQALRAGTVWVNCYDVFGAQAPFGGYKASGNGRELGEYGLEAYVEVKNVTIKIPQKNS; from the exons ATTTTCATAAACAACGAGTGGCACGATGCGGTCAGTAAAAAAACCTTCCCAACTATCAACCCAGCGACAGGAGAAGTTATCTGCCAGGTTGCCGAGGGCGATAAG GCCGATGTGGACAAGGCTGTTaaggcagccagggcagctttccagctgggCTCGCCTTGGAGGAGGATGGACGCGTCTCACCGCGGGAAGCTGCTGAATCGCCTAGCTGACCTGATTGAGAGGGACCGGGCTTACCTGGCG GCGCTGGAAACTCTGGATAATGGCAAACCGTACTCCGTCTCCTACTTGGTGGATCTGGACATGGTAGTCAAATGTCTCAG GTACTTTGCAGGCTGGGCTGATAAATTCCACGGCAAAACCATCCCTTTAGACGGAGACTTCTTCTGCTACACCAGACATGAGCCAGTGGGAGTCTGTGGACAGATAATCCCG TGGAACTTCCCGCTGCTGATGCAGGCGTGGAAACTGGGGCCTGCCCTGGCTACCGGGAACGTGGTCGTGATGAAAGTGGCGGAGCAAACCCCCCTGAGTGCCCTCTACATAGCCAATCTGATCAAGGAG GCCGGATTCCCCCCAGGCGTGGTGAACATCATCCCTGGCTACGGGCCCACTGCGGGCGCTGCCATCTCCTCCCACATGGACGTAGATAAAGTGGCCTTCACTGGCTCCACAGAG GTCGGGCACCTGATCCAGAAGGCTGCAGCAGAGAGTAACCTGAAGCGGGTGACGCTGGAGCTTGGAGGAAAGAGTCCAAATATCATCATGTCCGATGCTGACA TGGACTGGGCTGTGGATCAAGCCCACTTTGCCCTCTTCTTCAACCaagggcagtgctgctgtgccgGATCCCGAACGTACGTCCAGGAAGATATATACCATGAGTTTGTGGAGAGGAGCGTTGAGAAGGCCAAGTCCAGGGTGGTCGGAAACCCGTTTGACTCTAAAACGGAGCAGGGACCTCAG GTGGACGAAGAGCAGTATAAGAAGATCCTGGGTTACATTAGTGCTGGGAAGCGTGAAGGAGCCAAGCTGCTGTGCGGTGGCAGCCCCGCTGCAGACAGAGGCTACTTCATCCAGCCAACTGTCTTCGGCGAAGTGCAGGACAACATGACGATCGCCAGGGAGGAG ATATTTGGGCCTGTCATGCAGATTCTGAAGTTCAAAACAATTGAGGAAGTAATTGAGAGAGCAAACGACTCCAAGTACGGTCTAGCAGCAGCAGTCTTTACGAAGGACCTTGACAAAGCTAACTATGTGTCTCAGGCCCTGCGAGCTGGAACAGTTTG GGTGAACTGCTATGATGTGTTTGGTGCACAAGCCCCATTTGGTGGCTACAAAGCATCTGGGAATGGGCGAGAGCTGGGAGAGTATGGTCTGGAGGCGTATGTAGAGGTGAAAAAT GTAACGATCAAAATCCCACAGAAAAACTCCTAA